A DNA window from Pyrus communis chromosome 3, drPyrComm1.1, whole genome shotgun sequence contains the following coding sequences:
- the LOC137727576 gene encoding NADH dehydrogenase [ubiquinone] 1 alpha subcomplex subunit 8-B-like encodes MASAVDPAGDPIPTSAVLTAAAKHIQYNCQAENVAFLKCKKKDPNPEKCLEKGRQVTRCVLTLLKDLHQKCTKEMDAYVGCMYYNTNEFELCRKEQEEFEKKCPLA; translated from the exons ATGGCGAGCGCAGTGGACCCAGCAGGAGATCCGATCCCAACATCGGCGGTTCTGACGGCGGCGGCGAAGCACATTCAGTACAACTGCCAAGCGGAGAACGTGGCTTTTCTCAAGTGCAAGAAGAAGGACCCGAACCCTGAGAAATGTCTCGAAAAAGGTCGCCAAGTCACTCGATGCGTTCTTACCCT GCTGAAAGATCTTCATCAGAAGTGCACGAAAGAGATGGATGCTTATGTTGGATGCATGTATTACAATACAAATGAATTCGAGTTATGTCGCAAAGAGCAGGAGGAATTCGAGAAAAAATGCCCATTGGCTTAA